From Mycteria americana isolate JAX WOST 10 ecotype Jacksonville Zoo and Gardens chromosome 4, USCA_MyAme_1.0, whole genome shotgun sequence, one genomic window encodes:
- the FBXW7 gene encoding F-box/WD repeat-containing protein 7 isoform X7: MQLVCGCLSGIMNKHISSLNVKAFASSDSLAKVQEVASWLLEMNQELLSVGSKRRRTGGSLRGNASSSQVDEEQMNRVVEEEEQQQRRQQEEQHIGRNGEIGGEEPGFDDRHESQQEQLEENNNRLITVDEGSTCNQEEEGDEHAGDQEEEVEEEEEMDQESDDFDQSDDSSREDEHASSNSVTNSNSLMDLPIHQSSPFYVKTKHCIGISCSTDLSNMMQAFFREPSVQ, encoded by the exons AATGTGAAAGCATTTGCATCTTCAGATAGCCTAGCCAAGGTCCAAGAAGTAGCAAGCTGGCTTTTGGAAATGAATCAGGAACTGCTCTCTGTGGGCAGCAAGAGGCGACGAACTGGTGGATCTCTTCGAGGTAATGCTTCCTCAAGCCAAGTAGATGAGGAGCAGATGAATCGGGTCGTagaagaggaggagcagcagcaaagacgACAACAAGAGGAGCAGCACATTGGGAGGAATGGGGAGATAGGAGGAGAAGAACCTGGATTTGATGACAGGCATGAGTCTCAGCAGGAACAgttagaagaaaataacaatagACTTATTACAGTGGATGAAGGATCCACTTGTAACCAAGAGGAAGAAGGTGATGAACATGCTGGTGAtcaagaggaggaggtggaagaggaggaggaaatggacCAGGAGAGTGATGATTTCGATCAGTCTGACGACAGCAGTAGAGAAGATGAACACGCTAGCAGTAACAGCGTCACAAATTCCAATAGCCTCATGGACTTGCCCATTCACCAGTCATCGCCATTCTACGTAAAGACAAAG CATTGCATTGGGATTTCATGTTCGACTGATTTGTCTAACATGATGCAAGCCTTTTTCAGAGAGCCTTCTGTTCAGTAA